From a single Solanum dulcamara chromosome 4, daSolDulc1.2, whole genome shotgun sequence genomic region:
- the LOC129885315 gene encoding protein kinase STUNTED-like has translation MIFAKILKSEKRNVIVGIRFDGHIRELLNWAIVKVAEPGDRVIALHVCRNAESIANVKSTLDTYLYDYDSLCNKKQVDLISLVFEGSSIRRVLVREAKNHAALAVIVGTSKHSTLGSWTSIAKYCAKRLPTTTEVMAIDNGKVLFRRTSTSRLKGSFGDPKPSLYLERISTLKDCESEFGESEISETGRFSCEVTRTLERWTNGTQNIKEENTSPSGKHKKGSLSLGSISLPTEDCAVDTTPGWPLLQTASSLNEPAKVVRKMSVVQWVMTLPNRSMLDSPKSNSSPKENQNAFGTENNYSIMDCIEKESASVCNQLIKDSFGCKWFSYDVLRSLTSNFSSEKLIGKGGENSVYKAVLSDGKSVAVKVLNASEEARKDFRQEMDIMTRVNHKNIAHLLGICIEDSDLISVYDFLSNGNLEENIHGRTKSVLRWERRFRIAVGIAEALNYLHNECPRPIIHRDVKSSNILLSDDFEPQLSDFGLAIWGPTKASFLTHSDVVGTFGYLAPEYFMYGKVSDKIDVYSFGVVLLELLSGRKAIGFETPSGQESLVMWAKPKLESGNFNAILDENLNVNIEDDQVQRMVLAARLCLTQAARLRPNISQILKMLKGEKDGNEEAIARNNNIEEYNDDEVYPDSSAESHLSLAFHDINYDNSTCFSSSQDQSSPLSSVDEYLRKRWSRSSSSEY, from the exons ATGATTTTTGCAAAGATATTAAAATCAGAAAAGAGAAATGTGATTGTGGGAATTCGATTTGATGGACATATTAGAGAGTTGTTGAATTGGGCTATTGTAAAAGTTGCAGAACCTGGAGACAGAGTTATTGCTCTACATGTTTGTCGAAATGCCG aatCAATTGCAAACGTTAAATCGACGTTGGACACTTATCTATATGATTACGATAGCTTGTGTAATAAAAAGCAG GTTGATCTTATTTCTCTGGTGTTTGAAGGAAGTTCTATTAGAAGAGTTTTGGTGAGGGAAGCAAAGAACCATGCTGCATTAGCTGTAATAGTAGGAACTAGCAAGCATAGTACTCTTGG GAGCTGGACCTCAATTGCTAAATATTGTGCAAAGAGGCTGCCTACCACTACTGAAGTTATGGCCATTGACAACGGGAAGGTTTTGTTTAGAAGAACCTCTACTTCTCGACTCAAAG GTTCTTTTGGTGATCCAAAACCAAGTCTTTATCTAGAAAGAATTTCTACTTTAAAGGATTGCGAATCTGAATTTGGCGAATCTGAGATATCTGAGACGGGAAGGTTCAGTTGTGAAGTAACTAGAACTTTGGAGAGATGGACAAATGGTACACAGAACATAAAAGAGGAAAATACAAGTCCTTCAGGAAAACACAAGAAAGGTTCTCTTTCACTGGGTTCAATTTCTCTTCCTACTGAAGATTGTGCTGTTGATACTACTCCTGGTTGGCCCCTTTTACAAACTGCGAGTTCATTGAATGAACCTGCTAAAGTAGTAAGAAAGATGTCGGTAGTGCAGTGGGTGATGACCTTGCCAAATAGATCTATGTTAGATAGTCCAAAATCAAATTCTTCTCCAAAAGAGAACCAAAATGCTTTTGGAACGGAAAACAATTACTCCATCATGGATTGTATTGAAAAGGAAAGTGCATCAGTTTGTAACCAGCTGATAAAAGATTCATTTGGCTGCAAATGGTTTAGCTATGATGTTTTAAGATCATTGACTTCTAACTTCTCCTCGG AGAAGTTGATTGGTAAAGGAGGGGAAAACAGTGTATACAAAGCAGTCCTTTCTGATGGAAAATCAGTGGCGGTGAAGGTTTTGAATGCATCAGAGGAAGCAAGGAAGGATTTCAGGCAGGAAATGGACATTATGACCAGAGTGAACCACAAGAATATTGCTCATCTACTTGGAATTTGCATAGAGGATTCTGATCTGATATCCGTTTACGATTTTCTTTCAAATgggaatttagaagaaaatatacATG GAAGAACCAAATCAGTATTGCGATGGGAAAGAAGATTCAGAATAGCTGTTGGAATCGCAGAAGCTTTAAATTACCTACACAATGAATGTCCAAGGCCTATTATTCACAGAGATGTCAAGTCATCAAACATTCTTCTCAGTGATGATTTTGAACCACAG CTATCCGATTTTGGGTTGGCGATATGGGGACCCACAAAGGCGTCATTCTTGACTCACAGTGACGTGGTAGGAACATTTGGTTATCTAGCACCAGAGTATTTTATGTATGGGAAAGTAAGCGATAAGATTGATGTCTACTCCTTTGGTGTGGTTCTGCTGGAACTATTATCAGGGAGAAAAGCTATTGGCTTTGAGACTCCCAGTGGTCAAGAAAGTTTAGTTATGTGG GCAAAACCTAAGTTAGAAAGTGGGAATTTCAACGCCATTCTGGATGAGAACTTGAATGTAAATATTGAAGATGATCAAGTCCAAAGAATGGTTCTTGCAGCAAGACTCTGTCTTACACAGGCAGCACGGCTACGTCCCAACATAAGCCAG ATCCTGAAGATGTTGAAGGGAGAGAAAGATGGGAATGAAGAAGCTATTGCTAGAAACAACAATATAGAAGAATATAATGATGATGAAGTATATCCAGATTCAAGTGCTGAGTCCCATTTAAGTCTTGCAtttcatgatattaattatgataATTCGACATGTTTCAGCAGTAGTCAGGACCAAAGCAGTCCTCTTTCTTCTGTAGATGAATATTTGAGAAAAAGATGGAGCAGATCATCAAGCTCTGAATATTAG
- the LOC129885314 gene encoding basic leucine zipper 23-like, with protein MADGELDMSNQEMLSSSNFGEFSSSMDSFFNEILKDAHACTHAHTCNPPGPDNSHTHTCYHVHTKIVPTTDDDKNPSDDTAESAENKGKKRPVGNKEAVRKYREKKKARAASLEDEVVRLRAINQQLLKRLQGQAVLEAEVARLKCLLVDIRGRIEGEIGSFPYQKPMKSGNAYQHIVNPSFPGAYVVNSCNLQCDDQVYCLHPGAEGKSSDGTVLNGQGFNNCEFETLQCLGNQTAGLEEVPGCNVGNSTPTANTSGRSKRKGGTHTTRS; from the coding sequence ATGGCTGACGGGGAGCTGGACATGTCTAACCAAGAAATGTTGTCAAGTTCGAATTTTGGTGAATTTAGTAGTTCAATGGACAGCTTTTTCAATGAGATTCTCAAGGATGCCCATGCCTGTACTCATGCCCACACTTGTAACCCGCCTGGTCCTGATAACTCTCATACTCACACTTGTTACCATGTTCACACCAAAATAGTACCTACCACAGACGATGATAAGAACCCCAGCGATGATACTGCAGAGTCTGCTGAGAATAAAGGAAAGAAACGCCCTGTGGGTAATAAGGAAGCTGTTCGCAAGTATCGTGAGAAAAAGAAGGCTCGAGCTGCTTCATTAGAGGATGAAGTTGTCAGATTGAGGGCTATAAATCAGCAACTCTTGAAGAGGCTGCAGGGTCAGGCCGTATTGGAAGCGGAGGTTGCTAGGCTCAAGTGTTTGCTTGTGGATATAAGAGGAAGGATTGAAGGGGAAATTGGATCATTTCCATACCAGAAGCCCATGAAGAGTGGCAATGCATATCAGCACATTGTTAATCCTAGCTTTCCTGGAGCATATGTGGTGAACTCGTGCAACCTACAATGTGATGATCAGGTTTATTGCCTCCACCCAGGTGCAGAAGGTAAAAGCTCAGATGGCACTGTATTAAATGGACAAGGCTTCAACAACTGTGAATTTGAGACTCTCCAATGCTTGGGTAATCAAACCGCTGGGCTGGAGGAGGTTCCTGGGTGTAATGTGGGTAATAGCACACCTACTGCCAACACTTCTGGTCGAAGCAAGAGAAAAG
- the LOC129887346 gene encoding uncharacterized protein LOC129887346: MIIIKEQEEGEYDTRKTETQPKNQNNKEIIVEEQEEGKVDAKRNKEEQDVKEGQNNEEEEKTGTMVIYEPNRDEFEMLNELPIVINEEEKVQLRGMPSVNEVKETVVGLNNDSAKGPDGMTRAFYQQTWDITGEDIYSMFKAFFGEAELLRIIHERLKAMLSKIIFPKQAEFVQGRSIAENVLLVQEIIAEIRKKGKPPNLIIKLDMMKAYDKVEWIFMTKVEVRTMQMITDTLKRYEDNSGQKINKEKSVIYMHYSVIGREAVITELCWRERKTFDKVEQFVFAKKGKGTII, encoded by the exons ATGATAATTATAAAGGAACAAGAGGAAGGGGAATATGATACAAGGAAAACTGAGACACAACCGAAAAACCAAAATAACAAGGAGATAATTGTAGAAGAACAAGAGGAAGGGAAAGTTGATGCAAAACGAAATAAAGAAGAACAAGATGTAAAAGAAGGACAAAAcaatgaagaagaggaaaagaCTGGAACCATGGTGATTTATGAACCAA ATAGGGATGAATTTGAAATGCTGAATGAACTACCAATCGTGATTAATGAGGAAGAAAAAGTGCAACTTCGAGGAATGCCTTCGGTAAATGAAGTCAAAGAAACAGTCGTGGGACTAAATAATGATAGTGCAAAAGGGCCGGATGGAATGACAAGAGCTTTCTATCAGCAAACATGGGACATTACTGGAGAGGACATTTATAGTATGTTCAAGGCTTTCTTTGGAGAGGCAGAGCTTTTGAG AATTATTCATGAACGACTTAAGGCAATGTTATCTAAGATTATTTTTCCGAAACAAGCAGAATTTGTGCAAGGAAGGAGTATAGCAGAGAATGTGCTATTAGTGCAAGAAATCATTGCTGAAAtcagaaagaaaggaaagccaCCAAATCTAATTATAAAACTGGATATGATGAAAGCTTATGACAAGGTAGAATGGATATTCATGACTAAG GTAGAAGTGAGAACAATGCAGATGATTACAGATACTTTAAAGAGATATGAAGATAATTCAGGGCAGAAAATAAACAAGGAGAAGAGTGTTATTTATATGCATTATTCTGTAATAGGACGAGAAGCAGTGATAACTGAG TTGTGTTGGAGGGAGAGGAAGACATTTGACAAAGTGGAGCAATTTGTGTTTGCCAAAAAAGGAAAGGGGACTATAATTTAG